A stretch of DNA from Pseudomonadales bacterium:
TGAACTACTGGGCGGAGTGGTGTGCACCCTGCCGCAAGGAGATCCCGGAACTGAACCGATTCAATGCAGAATCCCCCGATGTCACGGTAGTCGGCGTGAACTACGACGGTCTGCAGGGGAAGGTACTGGCTGACCTCGTGGTGAAGATGGGCATCGAGTTTCCTGTGCTGGTGGCCGATCCCCGGGAGCGCTGGGGAGAGCAGTTGCCTGCTGTGTTGCCCAGCACCTTCGTGATTGCGCCGGACGGCACGCTCAAGGACGTGCTCATCGGGCCGCAGAGTTTTGAGTCTCTGGCACGTGCGGTGCAGGTTTCTGACGAGGCGGGTTAATGACGTGCCAGAGTGCTGCCCTGGCGGTACGCTGCCGCGCGTCTACTGGTAGCGGCAGGCCTTCAGGGCGTAGCTCGTGCAGCCGCTGATCAGCTGGGGCAGTTCACTGGTGGGCTTGTTGTGCCATACCCGGCGCCAGGCGCTGATCACCAGCTCAGGGTAGTCCAGGCGACCGCGGCTGCCGTTGTAGCGGGCCAGCGCATCGACCAGATCACCTTCGGCCCGTTCCAGATAGTGGGCGAGAATGGTAGTGCCGTAGCGGACGTTGGTGTCCGCGAGGATCAGATTGTCCTGGGGCCGCCCGAGTTCGTCCCGCCAGAAGGGCATGACCTGCATCAGACCCTGGGCACCGACCCGGGAAATGGCGTAGCGGTTGAAGTGGCTTTCAACCTGCATGACAGCCAGCACCAGATCCGGATCGAGATTCTGTCGCCGTGCTTCGCGGTACACCAGGTGCAGCAGCGCGAGCCGGTCCTCGTGGTCGTCGACGAATCTCTCCAGGCGCTGATCCGAAACCACCAGCCAGACCTCCGCATCGAAACGATCGATGGACGCGTCATCCCCCGCCATGGTCTGGGAGAGTTTCTCCAGCAGCTCTGAATCGATGGCTTCCGGATCCGTGCCAGCGGCGCGTGCAGAGATAACCGTGACCAGTGACAGCACGGCGAGAGCTGCCAGCGCGCCATTGCGCAGTCGGGCAGATCGATCCTGATCACCCGATGCGGCCACTGTGCGCCTGGCGGGCATTGCTGCGACCTGTCGA
This window harbors:
- a CDS encoding transglycosylase SLT domain-containing protein; the protein is MQQRNRQVAAMPARRTVAASGDQDRSARLRNGALAALAVLSLVTVISARAAGTDPEAIDSELLEKLSQTMAGDDASIDRFDAEVWLVVSDQRLERFVDDHEDRLALLHLVYREARRQNLDPDLVLAVMQVESHFNRYAISRVGAQGLMQVMPFWRDELGRPQDNLILADTNVRYGTTILAHYLERAEGDLVDALARYNGSRGRLDYPELVISAWRRVWHNKPTSELPQLISGCTSYALKACRYQ
- a CDS encoding TlpA disulfide reductase family protein — encoded protein: MRQMIVFPVLLTVLLVGCTPGDAQKLADGSTIAGDAWDGQWLLVNYWAEWCAPCRKEIPELNRFNAESPDVTVVGVNYDGLQGKVLADLVVKMGIEFPVLVADPRERWGEQLPAVLPSTFVIAPDGTLKDVLIGPQSFESLARAVQVSDEAG